The following are encoded together in the Nocardioides thalensis genome:
- a CDS encoding cytochrome P450, with amino-acid sequence MTGHSTEGADVTLSYRPGGGEAWRSPWASYAWLRDHDPVHHVVPERHPEHDYYVLSRHADVVAAAVDTETFSSARGLTVAYDDLERIGLADNPPFVMTDPPVHTAFRRLVARGFTPRQVREIEPAVRTFVVDRVERLRRDGGGDIVAELFKPLPSMVVAHYLGVPEEDRRRFDDWTGAIVAANAAEGADGAVSGAASATAELLAYFGDLVERRRRDPGDDTVSHLVAASEAGEEGAPDLVAILGFVFTMVTGGNDTTTGALGGAVQLLAEAPEQRVALAADPALVPDAVEEFLRLTSPVQCLGRTATRDVEVHDTVIPAGRKVLLLYGAANRDPRKYGADADELDVRRRPTQILTFSQGHHHCLGAAAARMQSVVALTELLASIPDFEVDLDAVTWAPGAYVRRPVTVPLVCR; translated from the coding sequence GTGACCGGTCACAGCACCGAGGGTGCGGACGTAACACTGAGTTACCGCCCGGGTGGCGGCGAGGCCTGGCGCTCACCCTGGGCGTCCTACGCGTGGCTGCGCGACCACGACCCGGTGCACCACGTCGTGCCGGAGCGGCATCCGGAGCACGACTACTACGTGCTGAGCCGGCACGCCGACGTGGTGGCCGCGGCGGTCGACACCGAGACGTTCTCCAGCGCCCGCGGGCTGACCGTGGCCTACGACGACCTCGAGCGGATCGGCCTCGCCGACAACCCGCCGTTCGTGATGACCGACCCGCCCGTGCACACGGCCTTCCGCCGGCTCGTCGCGCGCGGGTTCACGCCGCGGCAGGTGCGGGAGATCGAGCCCGCGGTGCGGACGTTCGTGGTCGACCGGGTGGAGAGGCTGCGCCGCGACGGCGGCGGTGACATCGTCGCCGAGCTGTTCAAGCCGCTGCCGAGCATGGTCGTCGCGCACTACCTCGGCGTGCCCGAGGAGGACCGCCGCCGGTTCGACGACTGGACCGGCGCGATCGTCGCGGCCAACGCCGCGGAGGGCGCGGACGGCGCTGTCTCGGGCGCGGCGAGCGCGACCGCCGAGCTGCTCGCCTACTTCGGCGACCTCGTCGAGCGGCGCCGGCGCGACCCGGGCGACGACACGGTCTCCCACCTCGTCGCCGCCTCGGAGGCGGGGGAGGAGGGCGCGCCCGACCTCGTCGCGATCCTCGGCTTCGTCTTCACGATGGTCACCGGCGGCAACGACACCACCACGGGCGCTCTCGGCGGCGCCGTACAGCTGCTGGCCGAGGCGCCCGAGCAGCGCGTCGCCCTCGCGGCCGACCCCGCGCTGGTGCCGGACGCCGTGGAGGAGTTCCTGCGCCTGACCTCACCGGTCCAGTGCCTCGGCCGTACGGCGACGCGGGACGTCGAGGTGCACGACACGGTCATCCCGGCCGGTCGGAAGGTCCTGCTGCTGTACGGCGCCGCGAACCGCGACCCGCGCAAGTACGGCGCCGACGCCGACGAGCTCGACGTGCGCCGCCGCCCGACCCAGATCCTGACGTTCAGCCAGGGGCACCACCACTGCCTCGGTGCGGCGGCCGCGCGGATGCAGAGCGTGGTCGCGCTCACCGAGCTGCTGGCGAGCATCCCCGACTTCGAGGTCGACCTCGACGCGGTGACGTGGGCGCCCGGCGCCTACGTCCGCCGGCCGGTCACCGTGCCGCTCGTGTGCCGCTAG
- a CDS encoding MBL fold metallo-hydrolase, producing the protein MIITHIGGPTAIVEIGGWRLLTDPTFDPAGGHYAFGWGTSSDKVTGPAVAADALGAVDAVLLTHDQHGDNLDAAGRALLPSVPVVVTTTAAARRLGHADPRGLAPGATAVLEGDGRERVEITATPARHGPPLSRPIVGEVAGFLVRCAGEIAWVTGDTVLYGGLRRALAGVDIDVMLLHAGGVRFPITGPLRYTMTGARAVELLSVVRPRVAVPVHYEGWSHFRDGRAGLEAALAAAPADVRSRVRWLVPGDPTAL; encoded by the coding sequence GTGATCATCACCCACATCGGCGGACCCACCGCGATCGTCGAGATCGGCGGCTGGCGGCTGCTGACCGACCCCACCTTCGACCCCGCCGGTGGCCACTACGCCTTCGGCTGGGGCACGTCGTCGGACAAGGTCACCGGCCCGGCGGTCGCGGCCGACGCGCTGGGCGCGGTGGACGCGGTGCTGCTGACCCACGACCAGCACGGCGACAACCTCGACGCTGCCGGCCGCGCGCTGCTGCCCTCCGTGCCGGTGGTGGTCACGACGACCGCCGCGGCGCGGAGGCTCGGGCACGCCGACCCCCGGGGCCTGGCGCCGGGGGCGACCGCGGTGCTCGAGGGTGACGGCCGGGAGCGGGTCGAGATCACCGCGACTCCCGCCCGGCACGGCCCGCCGCTCTCGCGGCCGATCGTGGGCGAGGTGGCCGGCTTCCTCGTGCGCTGCGCCGGCGAGATCGCCTGGGTCACCGGCGACACCGTGCTGTACGGCGGACTGCGCCGCGCGCTGGCCGGCGTCGACATCGACGTGATGCTGCTGCACGCGGGCGGGGTCCGTTTCCCGATCACCGGCCCGCTGCGCTACACGATGACGGGCGCGCGGGCGGTCGAACTGCTCTCGGTCGTGCGGCCGCGGGTCGCCGTACCCGTCCACTACGAGGGGTGGTCGCACTTCCGCGACGGCCGCGCCGGCCTCGAGGCGGCTCTCGCCGCCGCGCCCGCCGATGTCCGCTCCCGGGTTCGGTGGCTGGTGCCCGGCGACCCGACTGCGCTGTAA
- a CDS encoding alpha/beta hydrolase: MQPDTIVLVHGFWVTPRSWEHWITHYEAKGFRVLAPGYPGFDVEVEALRADPQIIVDLTVPKIIEALESVISTLDSPPIIIGHSAGGAFTQILLDHGYGAAGVAMNSAPTEGVRVVPPSQVKSTFPVLKSPGNRHRAVGLDLDQWRYAFTNTFPEDEVVTTFERYHIPANGGILWGSVLANFQPGHQDTWVDYKNDKRAPLLFVSGSEDHIMPPAVQRSNAKHYRSATVTEIKEYDGYAHLLPAQEGWQAIADEVLEWALAHAQ; encoded by the coding sequence ATGCAACCCGATACCATCGTCCTCGTCCACGGCTTCTGGGTGACGCCGCGGAGCTGGGAGCACTGGATCACCCACTACGAGGCCAAGGGGTTCCGGGTGCTCGCGCCCGGCTACCCCGGGTTCGACGTGGAGGTCGAGGCGCTCCGCGCCGACCCGCAGATCATCGTCGACCTCACCGTCCCGAAGATCATCGAGGCCCTCGAGAGCGTGATCTCCACCCTCGACAGCCCGCCGATCATCATCGGCCACTCGGCCGGCGGCGCGTTCACGCAGATCCTCCTCGACCACGGCTACGGCGCCGCCGGCGTCGCGATGAACTCGGCTCCCACCGAGGGCGTGCGCGTCGTACCCCCGTCCCAGGTGAAATCGACGTTCCCCGTGCTCAAGAGCCCCGGCAACCGGCACCGCGCCGTCGGGCTGGACCTCGACCAGTGGCGCTACGCGTTCACCAACACGTTCCCCGAGGACGAGGTCGTGACGACCTTCGAGCGCTATCACATCCCCGCCAACGGCGGGATCCTGTGGGGCTCGGTGCTGGCGAACTTCCAGCCCGGCCACCAAGACACCTGGGTCGACTACAAGAACGACAAGCGCGCACCCCTGCTGTTCGTGTCCGGCTCCGAGGACCACATCATGCCGCCGGCGGTGCAGCGATCGAACGCGAAGCACTACCGGTCGGCGACGGTCACCGAGATCAAGGAGTACGACGGCTACGCGCACCTGCTGCCCGCGCAGGAGGGCTGGCAGGCCATCGCCGACGAGGTGCTGGAGTGGGCACTGGCCCACGCGCAGTGA
- a CDS encoding GlxA family transcriptional regulator — MTKPRHRVAIVALPGTFVLDLAVAAQAFGRRPSVFTKIRDEARAPYDVVVCSPAEVETSLGFTIGDVAPVSEILTADTVVVPGLEAPWAPQHPDVLAAIKQAAADGKRMVSLCAGAFVLGQAGVLDGRRVTTHWALADEFREAFPAVLLDEHAMYVDDGQVLSAGGMLASTDLCLHILRSDHGQSYANDVSRVLISPPHRVGGQAQYAREPQVRATGPLEPVMAWVLDNLPEPLSLERVARQAHLSPRTLERRFRAETGESLQSWIARQRVARARALLEDSALTVTEVAHATGFGSSESMRRHFRAQVGTSPQAYRAAFRAPVA; from the coding sequence ATGACGAAGCCGCGGCACCGCGTGGCGATCGTCGCCCTGCCGGGCACGTTCGTGCTCGACCTCGCGGTCGCAGCGCAGGCGTTCGGTCGCCGCCCGTCGGTCTTCACGAAGATCCGCGACGAGGCGCGGGCGCCGTACGACGTGGTGGTGTGCAGTCCCGCCGAAGTGGAGACCTCGCTCGGCTTCACGATCGGCGACGTCGCACCGGTCTCCGAGATCCTGACCGCCGACACCGTCGTCGTGCCGGGGCTCGAGGCGCCCTGGGCGCCGCAGCACCCCGACGTGCTGGCCGCGATCAAGCAGGCCGCGGCGGACGGGAAGCGGATGGTGTCGCTGTGCGCCGGTGCCTTCGTGCTCGGGCAGGCCGGCGTGCTCGACGGCCGCCGCGTCACGACGCACTGGGCTCTCGCCGACGAGTTCCGCGAGGCGTTCCCCGCGGTGCTGCTCGACGAGCACGCGATGTACGTCGACGACGGGCAGGTGCTCTCCGCCGGCGGCATGCTGGCATCGACCGACCTGTGCCTGCACATCCTGCGCAGCGACCACGGGCAGTCCTACGCCAACGACGTGTCGCGCGTGCTGATCAGCCCGCCGCACCGCGTGGGCGGGCAGGCGCAGTACGCCCGGGAGCCGCAGGTGCGTGCGACCGGACCGCTCGAGCCGGTGATGGCGTGGGTGCTCGACAACCTGCCCGAGCCGCTCTCGCTGGAGCGGGTCGCCCGGCAGGCACACCTGAGCCCGCGCACGCTGGAGCGCCGGTTCCGCGCGGAGACCGGCGAGTCCCTCCAGTCGTGGATCGCCCGGCAGCGGGTCGCCCGCGCCCGGGCGCTTCTCGAGGATTCGGCGCTGACGGTCACGGAGGTCGCGCACGCCACCGGCTTCGGGTCGAGCGAGTCGATGCGTCGGCACTTCCGGGCCCAGGTCGGCACGAGCCCCCAGGCCTACCGGGCGGCGTTCCGCGCGCCGGTGGCCTGA
- a CDS encoding Dps family protein → MAVLQHEKHVSHPAFQADEKFAQHLQQLLVDLTDLSLQGKQAHWNVVGPNFRDLHLQLDEIVDAAREFTDQVAERMRAVYVVPDGSAARVAARSSLPAFPNGEVDSAVVVEKITASLYAVAGTAREIHDDIDAADPTTADLLHVVIERLEQLAWMVAAERRVAGRSVPAPIQA, encoded by the coding sequence ATGGCCGTTCTGCAGCACGAGAAGCACGTCTCCCACCCCGCGTTCCAGGCCGACGAGAAGTTCGCCCAGCACCTCCAGCAGCTGCTGGTCGACCTGACCGACCTTTCCCTCCAGGGCAAGCAGGCGCACTGGAACGTGGTGGGCCCCAACTTCCGCGACCTGCACCTCCAGCTGGACGAGATCGTCGACGCCGCCCGCGAGTTCACCGACCAGGTGGCCGAGCGGATGCGCGCGGTCTACGTCGTGCCCGACGGCAGCGCCGCGCGGGTCGCCGCCCGGAGCAGCCTGCCCGCGTTCCCCAACGGCGAGGTCGACAGCGCCGTCGTCGTCGAGAAGATCACCGCTTCGCTGTACGCCGTGGCCGGCACTGCGCGTGAGATCCACGACGACATCGACGCCGCGGACCCCACCACCGCCGACCTGCTCCACGTCGTCATCGAGCGCCTCGAGCAGCTCGCGTGGATGGTCGCCGCCGAGCGCCGCGTCGCCGGCCGGAGCGTCCCCGCGCCGATCCAGGCCTGA
- a CDS encoding ATP-binding cassette domain-containing protein — protein MSDMIRASGLAKRYKEVEALRGIDLAVPEGKVLALLGPNGAGKTTTVRCITTLLKPDAGTAEVAGIDVVADPAGARAKIGLSGQYAAVDEHLTGYENLVMVGRLYHLGKARAQARARELLERFDLADAGDRPTKTYSGGMRRRLDLAGALVAEPPVLVLDEPTTGLDVRSRQQMWDVIRELVGSGATLLLTTQYLEEADKLADDIVVIDHGLAIAHGTADELKARTGGERIEVVLADAEDRDAAHRVLSEVAVDGVRVGDNGRELTAAVSGTATDDLLRVLQGFERETVTVLDVGLRRPTLDDVFLALTGHAAESDVDGSDDTDTTDDSEMEVAR, from the coding sequence ATGAGCGACATGATCCGCGCGAGCGGGCTGGCCAAGCGCTACAAGGAGGTCGAGGCCCTGCGCGGCATCGACCTCGCGGTCCCGGAGGGCAAGGTGCTCGCGCTCCTCGGCCCCAACGGGGCCGGCAAGACCACCACCGTCCGGTGCATCACGACGCTGCTCAAGCCCGACGCCGGCACGGCGGAGGTCGCCGGCATCGACGTCGTCGCCGACCCCGCCGGCGCGCGGGCGAAGATCGGCCTCTCGGGTCAGTACGCCGCGGTCGACGAGCACCTCACCGGCTACGAGAACCTCGTGATGGTCGGCCGGCTCTACCACCTCGGCAAGGCGCGGGCCCAGGCCCGGGCGCGCGAGCTGCTCGAGCGGTTCGACCTCGCCGACGCGGGCGACCGGCCCACGAAGACCTACTCCGGCGGCATGCGCCGCCGGCTCGACCTCGCCGGCGCGCTGGTCGCCGAGCCGCCGGTGCTGGTGCTCGACGAGCCCACCACCGGCCTCGACGTCCGCAGCCGCCAGCAGATGTGGGACGTGATCCGCGAGCTGGTCGGCAGCGGGGCGACCCTCCTGCTCACCACGCAGTACCTCGAGGAGGCCGACAAGCTCGCCGACGACATCGTCGTGATCGACCACGGCCTCGCGATCGCCCACGGCACCGCCGACGAGCTCAAGGCCCGCACGGGTGGCGAGCGCATCGAGGTCGTGCTCGCCGACGCCGAGGACCGCGACGCCGCCCACCGGGTGCTCTCCGAGGTCGCCGTCGACGGGGTCCGCGTCGGCGACAACGGGCGTGAGCTCACGGCGGCCGTCAGCGGTACGGCGACCGACGACCTGCTGCGCGTGCTCCAGGGGTTCGAGCGCGAGACCGTGACCGTGCTCGACGTCGGGCTGCGACGGCCGACGCTCGACGACGTGTTCCTCGCGCTCACCGGCCACGCCGCCGAGAGCGACGTCGACGGGTCCGACGACACCGACACCACCGACGACAGCGAGATGGAGGTCGCGCGATGA
- a CDS encoding ABC transporter permease, with the protein MSAAEALTDGWVVAQRNLIKIKRVPEILVFVLISPIMFVLLFAFVFGGAIETGSDVSYREFLIAGIFAQTVVFGATFTGAGLAEDMQKGIIDRFRSLPMSSSAVLVGRTTSDVVYNVLSLIIMALTGLLVGWRIREGVLDAIFGFLLLLLFAYAISWVMAYVGLLVPSVEVINNASFIVIMPLTFLSNAFVPLKDFDGVLLFLVEWNPVSALTEASRQLFGNADPRMLAGSDAWSMEHPVLYTLLWIVIILAVFIPLSVRQYRRTTSK; encoded by the coding sequence ATGAGCGCCGCCGAGGCCCTGACCGACGGCTGGGTGGTCGCCCAGCGCAACCTGATCAAGATCAAGCGGGTGCCGGAGATCCTCGTCTTCGTGCTGATCAGCCCGATCATGTTCGTGCTGCTTTTCGCGTTCGTGTTCGGCGGCGCGATCGAGACGGGGAGCGACGTCTCCTACCGGGAGTTCCTGATCGCGGGCATCTTCGCGCAGACCGTCGTCTTCGGCGCGACGTTCACCGGCGCCGGCCTCGCCGAGGACATGCAGAAGGGCATCATCGACCGGTTCCGGTCGCTGCCGATGTCGAGCTCGGCGGTGCTGGTCGGCCGCACGACGTCCGACGTCGTCTACAACGTGCTCTCGCTGATCATCATGGCGCTGACCGGGTTGCTGGTGGGCTGGCGGATCCGTGAGGGTGTCCTCGACGCGATCTTCGGATTCCTGCTCCTGCTGCTGTTCGCCTACGCGATCAGCTGGGTGATGGCCTACGTCGGGCTGCTCGTGCCGAGCGTCGAGGTCATCAACAACGCGTCGTTCATCGTGATCATGCCGCTGACGTTCCTGTCCAACGCGTTCGTCCCGCTCAAGGACTTCGACGGCGTGCTGCTGTTCCTCGTCGAGTGGAACCCGGTCTCGGCGCTCACCGAGGCGTCCCGTCAGCTGTTCGGCAACGCCGACCCGCGGATGCTCGCGGGCTCCGACGCGTGGTCGATGGAGCACCCGGTGCTCTACACGCTGCTCTGGATCGTGATCATCCTCGCCGTCTTCATCCCGCTCTCGGTCCGGCAGTACCGGCGCACGACGAGCAAGTAA
- a CDS encoding choice-of-anchor P family protein: protein MKRLICAASAAIVATAAVVASVPAAEAAPPKYSYNVYAGATQVQALGVAVQSDATAEAKIVGNTSQRKRNKIVSARAGTLLSAGVARTEVIADRNPETNGLRLVATSRTAGVSLLGGLIRASAIVTKARIVADGSGTPTTRMTTRLLGLTIQGKPYEADIKPNTGITIPGVVSIMLNQQQTGAAKDSAAIFGAGLRVTLLGARNGTTAGATVAVNPVSQILSLGNGGDPGGYALGGTAYGSYVTANVGDEVEVESGQTAMVHMRTGGTAGQEESNSTARVNLGGVLNVGAIHSEQRGIRSDALSQVTESTTIASLSLFNGLVSAKALGTRSQVRITPRGATMDGDMTFATLRIAGEEIPLDVAPNTTLHIANLGKVTINQHRKVVRNGMVHAYRTIGVLIVLDTARAGLPVGARVEIATTQAQVWH from the coding sequence GTGAAGCGACTCATCTGCGCTGCCAGCGCGGCCATCGTGGCGACGGCGGCCGTCGTTGCCAGCGTGCCCGCCGCCGAGGCGGCACCCCCCAAGTACTCCTACAACGTCTATGCCGGCGCCACCCAGGTGCAGGCGCTCGGCGTCGCGGTCCAGTCGGACGCGACGGCCGAGGCCAAGATCGTCGGCAACACCAGTCAGCGCAAGCGCAACAAGATCGTCTCGGCCCGGGCCGGCACCCTGCTCAGCGCGGGTGTCGCGAGGACCGAGGTGATCGCCGACCGCAACCCCGAGACCAACGGGCTGCGGCTCGTGGCGACGTCACGCACCGCGGGTGTCTCGCTCCTCGGCGGGCTGATCAGGGCGTCGGCGATCGTGACGAAGGCGCGGATCGTCGCCGACGGGTCGGGCACGCCCACGACGCGGATGACCACCCGCCTGCTCGGACTGACCATCCAGGGCAAGCCCTACGAGGCTGACATCAAGCCCAACACCGGGATCACCATCCCCGGCGTCGTGAGCATCATGCTCAACCAGCAGCAGACCGGCGCTGCCAAGGACTCCGCCGCGATCTTCGGCGCCGGCCTGCGGGTCACGCTCCTCGGCGCCCGCAACGGTACGACGGCCGGGGCGACCGTGGCGGTCAACCCCGTGTCGCAGATCCTCTCGCTCGGCAACGGCGGCGACCCGGGCGGCTACGCCCTCGGCGGCACGGCGTACGGCTCCTACGTCACCGCCAACGTCGGCGACGAGGTCGAGGTCGAGTCCGGCCAGACCGCGATGGTGCACATGCGCACCGGCGGTACCGCGGGCCAGGAGGAGAGCAACTCCACCGCGCGGGTCAACCTGGGCGGCGTCCTCAACGTCGGTGCGATCCACAGCGAGCAGCGGGGCATCCGCTCCGACGCGCTCTCCCAGGTCACGGAGTCGACGACGATCGCCAGCCTGAGCCTGTTCAACGGCCTGGTCTCCGCCAAGGCGCTCGGCACCCGCTCGCAGGTGCGGATCACGCCACGTGGAGCGACGATGGACGGCGACATGACGTTCGCGACCCTGCGGATCGCGGGCGAGGAGATCCCGCTCGACGTCGCGCCCAACACGACGCTCCACATCGCCAACCTGGGCAAGGTCACGATCAACCAGCACCGGAAGGTCGTGCGCAACGGGATGGTCCACGCCTACCGCACGATCGGCGTGCTGATCGTGCTCGACACCGCAAGGGCCGGGCTGCCGGTCGGAGCACGGGTCGAGATCGCCACCACCCAGGCGCAGGTCTGGCACTAG
- a CDS encoding cytochrome P450, whose protein sequence is MFPFGLAGSVKRRVGMWLLNRTMRDGIDLRKLRFLPDGVTLPLKRDGLDPLPELMKVQAEAPVSKLATLFGKGVWLVSGYDEARQVLAGGAEVWSNDLGQFVSQEGRAAEEQIGGLGMTDPPLHTALRKYLTPEFTMRRLARLQPGIEKIVEERLDAMETAGEGGKVVDLVQEFAFAVPFDVICDLLGLPVEDRARFLELGVARFDLTEGGAGAFGAAAHTREFLINAVREQREEPGDGLIGALLKEHGDELDDVTLGGVADGVFLGGYETSASMLALGAYLIATNPEAGRMLRSDPESVDRVVEELLRHLCVVQLAFLRFAKQDVEVGGELIKEGDAVGVSLLAANRDPKLGPGLDDFDPTREPTRHLSFGWGMHRCVGAELARMELRTALRMMAERFPDLAMAADIGDLDFRKLSAVYGVEALPVRLFGAELTAAR, encoded by the coding sequence ATGTTCCCCTTCGGTCTGGCCGGGTCGGTGAAGCGACGGGTCGGCATGTGGCTGCTCAACCGGACGATGCGCGACGGCATCGACCTGCGGAAGCTGCGCTTCCTGCCCGACGGCGTGACCCTCCCGCTCAAGCGCGACGGGCTCGACCCGCTGCCGGAGCTGATGAAGGTGCAGGCCGAGGCGCCCGTCTCCAAGCTCGCGACCCTCTTCGGCAAGGGGGTCTGGCTCGTCAGCGGCTACGACGAGGCGCGCCAGGTGCTCGCCGGCGGGGCCGAGGTGTGGTCCAACGACCTCGGTCAGTTCGTGTCGCAGGAGGGCCGGGCCGCGGAGGAGCAGATCGGGGGACTCGGCATGACCGACCCGCCGCTGCACACCGCCCTGCGCAAGTACCTCACCCCCGAGTTCACGATGCGCCGGCTCGCCCGCCTGCAGCCGGGCATCGAGAAGATCGTCGAGGAGCGGCTCGACGCGATGGAGACCGCCGGCGAGGGCGGCAAGGTCGTCGACCTGGTGCAGGAGTTCGCGTTCGCGGTGCCGTTCGACGTCATCTGCGACCTGCTCGGACTGCCGGTCGAGGACCGCGCGCGGTTCCTCGAGCTCGGTGTCGCCCGCTTCGACCTGACCGAGGGCGGCGCCGGTGCCTTCGGTGCTGCGGCCCACACCCGCGAGTTCCTGATCAACGCGGTGCGCGAGCAGCGCGAGGAGCCCGGTGACGGCCTGATCGGCGCGCTCCTGAAGGAGCACGGCGACGAGCTCGACGACGTCACCCTCGGCGGTGTCGCCGACGGCGTCTTCCTCGGCGGCTACGAGACCAGCGCCTCGATGCTGGCGCTCGGCGCCTACCTGATCGCCACCAACCCCGAGGCCGGGCGGATGCTGCGCTCGGACCCGGAGTCGGTCGACCGCGTGGTCGAGGAGCTGCTCCGCCACCTGTGCGTGGTCCAGCTGGCGTTCCTCCGGTTCGCCAAGCAGGACGTCGAGGTCGGCGGTGAGCTGATCAAGGAGGGCGACGCGGTGGGTGTCTCGCTGCTCGCGGCCAACCGCGATCCCAAGCTGGGTCCGGGCCTCGACGACTTCGACCCGACGCGCGAGCCGACGCGCCACCTGTCCTTCGGCTGGGGGATGCACCGCTGCGTGGGCGCCGAGCTCGCCCGGATGGAGCTGCGCACCGCGCTGCGGATGATGGCCGAGCGCTTCCCCGACCTGGCGATGGCCGCCGACATCGGCGACCTCGACTTCCGCAAGCTCTCCGCCGTCTACGGCGTGGAGGCGCTCCCGGTGCGACTGTTCGGCGCGGAGCTCACCGCCGCGCGCTGA
- a CDS encoding beta-phosphoglucomutase family hydrolase has protein sequence MPANDTVDWNRYAAALFDLDGVITPTAEVHMRAWSAMFNAYLVEHAKAAGIPPHPPYTDQDYYDYVDGKPRYDGVRSFLASRGITLPEGDPSDPTTAETICGVGNRKNEFFGKVLSDEGVQPYPGSVRLLDALRAQGMPMAIVSSSRNAPAVLAAAGVTDYFATVVHGGVAAELHLTGKPAPDTFLHAAEELGATAATSIVIEDAISGVEAGRAGAFGLVIGVDRGAGVEALTEAGADVVVPDLGEVVPE, from the coding sequence GTGCCGGCCAACGACACCGTGGACTGGAACCGCTACGCCGCCGCCCTCTTCGACCTGGACGGGGTGATCACGCCGACCGCTGAGGTGCACATGCGCGCCTGGTCGGCGATGTTCAACGCCTACTTGGTCGAGCACGCGAAAGCGGCGGGGATCCCACCCCACCCGCCCTACACCGACCAGGACTACTACGACTACGTCGACGGGAAGCCGCGCTACGACGGGGTCCGCTCGTTCCTCGCCTCACGCGGGATCACGCTCCCCGAGGGAGACCCGAGCGACCCGACCACCGCGGAGACGATCTGCGGGGTGGGCAACCGGAAGAACGAGTTCTTCGGCAAGGTGCTGTCGGACGAGGGCGTGCAGCCCTACCCGGGATCGGTGCGCCTGCTCGACGCGCTGCGCGCCCAGGGCATGCCGATGGCGATCGTCTCCTCGAGCCGCAACGCGCCCGCGGTGCTCGCCGCGGCCGGCGTCACCGACTACTTCGCGACCGTCGTGCACGGCGGCGTCGCTGCGGAGCTGCACCTGACCGGCAAGCCCGCGCCGGACACCTTCCTCCACGCCGCCGAGGAGCTGGGCGCGACGGCCGCCACGTCGATCGTCATCGAGGACGCGATCAGCGGCGTCGAGGCCGGCCGCGCCGGCGCCTTCGGCCTGGTCATCGGGGTCGACCGGGGCGCGGGCGTCGAGGCGCTGACCGAGGCGGGGGCCGACGTCGTCGTACCCGACCTCGGCGAGGTGGTGCCCGAATGA